A single Brachionichthys hirsutus isolate HB-005 chromosome 17, CSIRO-AGI_Bhir_v1, whole genome shotgun sequence DNA region contains:
- the timm10 gene encoding mitochondrial import inner membrane translocase subunit Tim10 isoform X1, translating to MDPMKAQQLAAELEVEMMADMYNRMTSACHRKCVPPHYKEAELTKGRRGDEEGGHGERIEAPMSRGPWRGTTGGHLPDSLGVAFSLSRLTSEEKDRDSDQNLSLMLRTQMLD from the exons ATGGACCCCATGAAGGCGCAGCAGCTGGCGGCGGAGCTGGAGGTGGAAATGATGGCCGACATGTACAACCG GATGACCAGCGCCTGCCACAGGAAGTGTGTGCCGCCACATTACAAGGAGGCCGAGCTGACGAAGG GACGAAGAGGTGATGAGGAAGGCGGCCATGGGGAGCGGATAGAGGCGCCGATGAGTCGGGGTCCGTGGAGAGGAACCACTGGAGGACATCTTCCAGACTCTCTGGGTGTTGCGTTCAGTTTGAGCCGGCTGACTAGCGAGGAGAAGGACCGGGACTCGGACCAGAACCTCAGCCTCATGCTAAGAACTCAAATGCTGGATTGA
- the timm10 gene encoding mitochondrial import inner membrane translocase subunit Tim10 isoform X2: protein MDPMKAQQLAAELEVEMMADMYNRMTSACHRKCVPPHYKEAELTKGESVCLDRCVAKYLDLHERLGRKLTELSVQDEEVMRKAAMGSG from the exons ATGGACCCCATGAAGGCGCAGCAGCTGGCGGCGGAGCTGGAGGTGGAAATGATGGCCGACATGTACAACCG GATGACCAGCGCCTGCCACAGGAAGTGTGTGCCGCCACATTACAAGGAGGCCGAGCTGACGAAGGGCGAGTCCGTGTGTCTGGACCGCTGCGTGGCCAAGTACCTGGACCTCCACGAGCGTCTGGGACGCAAGCTGACGGAGCTCTCTGTGCAGGACGAAGAGGTGATGAGGAAGGCGGCCATGGGGAGCGGATAG
- the unc93b1 gene encoding protein unc-93 homolog B1, translating into MATVEGEELDGAPVPPSNGVMNELLHVGQDDAMQDQMEEFLGPRAEYDEEEEERKYYRRKRLGVIKNVLAASFGALIVYSVYMGLLQMQLILHYDMTYREVKYSNLGLENIDRKMLMGINVTPIVGLLYTPILIRFLGTKWMMFLASGIYALFVSTNYWERYYTLVPSAVAIGAVILPLWASLGQYITRMAQQYYEYVNYKEEHVQAQKKPPRGACHRYVIVFQSVFYIIFHLSFVFAEFPMLFVLNGYLQDNSHVLHGVKTCGANITGLIPGFNTTVLTSLPRSMLLIQVESVLMGFAFLAMMIFLVLCGPAYRPTEEIDLRSIGWGNIFQLPFKHLRDYRLRLLCPFFIYSGFEVLFAVNGFSLSYGVCVLGLKKLWLLIGVYGLSCSVFSSLSLCLLRLPRWLCLAVGAAVHVLLLAVLLALPLRPNHPGYLGPLLVISVLWGLGTALNKTGISTLLGMLYAEEKERLDFVFTIYHWWQAIAIFVVYLWSGLPMRAKLAILLATLLLACYCYWLMERRLAKKDPYRLPRIPRPRHKVKGYRYLEEDNSDESDSEESEEEEVEKQDSPGPGRREPTCHRRRREDTSVGEGEREEREGG; encoded by the exons ATGGCGACAGTTGAGGGGGAGGAATTAGATGGCGCACCTGTACCGCCCTCTAATGGCGTCATGAACGAACTGCTACACGTGGGGCAAGATGACGCCATGCAGGACCAG ATGGAGGAGTTTCTTGGCCCGCGGGCGGAgtacgacgaggaggaggaggagaggaaatacTACCGAAGGAAGCGGCTGGGTGTCATCAAGAACGTTCTAGCAGCCAGTTTCGGAGCCCTGATTGTGTACAGCGTGTACATGG GCCTGCTGCAGATGCAGCTCATCCTCCATTATGATATGACCTATCGTGAGGTTAAGTACAGCAACCTCGGGCTGGAGAACATCGACCGCAAGATGCTGATGGGCATCAACGTCACCCCAATCGTGGGCCTGCTGTACACCCCCATCctcatcag GTTCCTGGGTACTAAGTGGATGATGTTCCTGGCTTCAGGGATCTACGCTCTCTTTGTCTCCACCAATTACTGGGAGCGTTATTATACGCTGGTCCCATCGGCCGTCGCTATTGGTGCTGTCATCTTGCCGCTCTGGGCTTCGTTGGGACAATATATCACCAG GATGGCGCAGCAGTACTACGAGTACGTGAACTACAAGGAGGAGCACGTGCAGGCGCAGAAGAAGCCTCCCAGGGGGGCGTGCCACCGCTACGTCATCGTCTTCCAGTCCGTCTTCTACATCATCTTCCAC ctgAGTTTCGTCTTCGCCGAGTTCCCCATGCTTTTTGTCCTCAACGGCTACCTGCAAGACAACAGCCACGTTCTCCACGGCGTCAAAACCTGCG gTGCAAACATCACCGGGCTGATCCCTGGATTCAACACCACCGTGCTGACCAGCCTTCCTCGCTCCATGCTCCTCATCcaggtggagagtgtcctcatGGGCTTCGCCTTCCTCGCCATGATGATC ttcctgGTGCTTTGTGGCCCCGCCTACCGCCCCACCGAGGAGATTGACCTTCGCAGCATCGGCTGGGGAAACATCTTCCAGCTCCCCTTCAAACACCTGCGGGACTACCGGCTGCGCCTGCTCTGCCCCTTCTTCATCTACAGCGGCTTTGAAGTTCTGTTCGCCGTCAACGGATTCTCGCTG TCGTACGGCGTCTGCGTCTTGGGCCTGAAGAAGCTCTGGCTCCTGATTGGTGTTTACGGCCTGTCCTGCtccgtcttctcctccctctccctctgcctgctcCGCCTCCCCCGCTGGCTGTGCCTGGCGGTGGGCGCCGCCGTGCacgtgctgctgctggcggTGTTGCTGGCGTTGCCGCTGCGCCCCAACCACCCAGGCTATCTGGGCCCCCTGCTGGTGATCTCCGTGCTGTGGGGGCTCGGCACCGCCCTGAACAAGACGGGCATCAGCA CTCTGCTGGGTATGCTGTATGCGGAGGAAAAAGAGCGACTGGACTTCGTCTTCACCATTTATCACTGGTGGCAGGCCATCGCCATCTTCGTCGTCTACCTGTGGTCCGGTCTGCCCATGAGG GCTAAACTCGCCATCCTGCTGGCCACGCTGCTGCTGGCCTGCTACTGTTACTGGCTGATGGAGCGCCGCCTGGCCAAAAAAGATCCTTACAGACTTCCTCGCATCCCTCGGCCCCGGCACAAG GTCAAAGGTTACCGCTACCTGGAGGAAGACAACTCCGATGAGTCAGACTCTGAGgaaagtgaggaggaggaggtggagaaacaAGACTCACCTGGACCAGGGAGGAGAGAGCCCACCTGCCACCGTCGCAGACGGGAGGACACCAGCgtgggggagggagagagagaggagcgcgagggagggtga